One Serratia liquefaciens genomic window, CAGATGTGCCATGCGGCGGTGGCGCGGCAAATTGCCTGGGGTAAGGAACGCGGCGTTCCCTGGGGCATTTCCGAATCCGGCTACTTCGGTTTCGACGCTGACCAAAACTATCAGTATCACGCCTTTGGCGTTCCGGGGCTGGGCCTGCGACGCGGGCTGGGTGACGATATGGTGGTCGCGCCTTACGCCACGGTGATGGCGCTGATTGTCGAACCAGACGCCGCCTGCAATAACCTGATTACGTTGGAGAAAAATGGGGCCAAAGGCCGCTACGGCTTCTACGAAGCGCTGGATTACACCACCGCTCGCCTCAGCCGGGGTCAACTGTATGTGATCATCCGTTCCTATATGGCGCACCACCAGGGCATGAGCTTCCTTGCCCTGTCGCATTTGTTGCTGGATGCGCCGATGGTGGCACGCTTCGCTGAGTATCCGGCGTTCCAGTCGACGCGTTTGCTGCTGCAGGAACGGGTGCCGGATGCGGTCGAGCTGTACAGCACCCGCCGCCATTTCGAAACCCACGAGGGGACCATCACCCCGGCCAGCTTCGCCGCACGCGAATTCAACCGGGTGGACTCCCCGATCCCCGAAGTGCAGTTGCTGTCCAACGCCAACTATCACCTGATGCTCACTCAGGCCGGCGGCAGCTATAGCCGCTGGCAGAACCTGGCCCTGACCCGCTGGCGCGAAGACGCCACCTGCGATAACTGGGGCGCTTTCTGTTACCTGCGCGACCCGCAAACCGGTGAGGTCTGGAGCAATACCTGGCAACCGATTGGCGGCGCCGCCAAGGGGTACAGCGCCGTGTTCAACGACGCCGGGGCCGAGTTCCAGCGTCAGCAGGGGTCGCTGTCAGTGAAAACGCAGGTGGTGGTATCGCCGGAAGATGATATTGAGCTGCGCCGCGTGACGCTGGTCAACCGCAGCAAGCAACCGCGTACCATCGAAATCACCAGCTATGCAGAAGTGGTGCTGGCACCGGCCGGCAATGATCTGGCCCACCCAGCGTTCAGCAACCTGTTCGTGCAAACCGAACTGTTGCCGGATCAGGACGCCATTTTGTGCCACCGCCGCCCGCGCGAGCCGAAAGAAAAATGCCCGTGGTTACTGCACATGATGACGGTGCAAGGCCGCACCAGCCAGACGTCGTTCGAAACCGACCGCGCCAAATTTATCGGCCGCGGCCGCACCCCGGCCAATCCGCAGGAGCTGTATCAAAATACCCCATTGAGCAACAGCGCCGGGCCGGTCATTGATCCGATCATCGCTATCCGTCAGCGCGTGGTCCTGGAGCCGAACGTACCGCTGACGCTGGATATCTTCTATGGCGTCAGTGAAGACCGCGCCAGCGGCCTGGCCATGCTGGAAAAATACCGCGATCGCCATTTGGCAGACCGCGTGTTTGAACTGGCATGGTCGCACAGCCAGGTGGTACTGCGTCAGTTAAATGCCAATGAGGATGACGCCAACCTGTTCAATCGTCTGGCCAGCGCGGTGGTCTTCCCGGCGCAGGAAATGCGCGCCGCCAGCAGCGAAATCATTAACAACCGCCGTGGTCAGTCAGGGCTGTGGGGGTATTCAATCTCCGGCGATCTGCCGATTGTGCTGCTGACCGTAACCGACGGCGAAAACATCGAGCTGGTTCGGCAACTGATCCAGGCACACAACTACTGGCGCCTGAAAGGGTTGCAGGTGGATCTGGTGATCCTCAATGAGGACATCGGCGGCTACCGTCAGGATCTGCAGAACCAGATCATGGGCCTGATTGCCGCCGGCATGGAGTCGACCCAAACCGATAAGCCGGGCGGCATCTTCGTACGCACCAGCGAACATATGTCACCGGAAGATCATCGTCTGCTGCTCAGCGTCGCGCGTATTTATCTCGACGATCGGCGCGGCGGTTTAACGGAGCAGCTCAACCAGCGACTGCAGTTGCCGCAGATCCTGCAGCAGCCGCTGTCGCCGGTGACCGCCTCGTCGAAACTGGCAACGGTGGATAATTTGCCGCGCAACCTGCATTCGCCGCAGTTGCCTGACATTGCCGCACTGCAGTTCTATAACGGTCTCGGCGGCTTCTCGGAGAATGGCCGCGAATACGTGATTGCGATGAACGAAAGCAAGATCACCCCTGCGCCCTGGTCGAACGTAATGGCCAACCCCATGTTCGGCTCGGTGGTTTCGGAGAGCGGCCAGGCCTACACCTGGTACGAAAACGCCCACGAATACCGTCTGACCCCTTGGGACAACGATCCCATCTGTGACCGCAGCGGCGAAGCTTTCTATCTGCGCGACGAAGAGAGCGGCCATTTCTGGTCGCCGACACCGCTGCCCGCACGGGGCCGCGGCCATTACCTGACCCGTCACGGTTTCGGCTACAGCGTTTTCGATCACCGCGAAAGCGGTATCGACAGCCAGTTCACCCTGCTGGTGGCTAAAGATGCACCGGTAAAACTGTTCCTGCTGACGCTGACCAACACCTCAGGACGCACCCGCAAGCTCTCGGCTACCGGTTATGTGGAGTTTATCCTCGGCGATTTGCGGCAAAAGTCGGCCATGCATATCGTCACCCAGGCGGCTACGTCTGAAAACGGCTGCGGTATCCTGGCAACCAACCACTACGGGGGTAACGGATCGGATCGCACCGCGTTCTTCGGCGTATCGGGGGCGCATTGTTCGCTCACCGGCGATCGGCGTGAATTTATCGGTCGTAACGGTTCGCTGGCCAATCCTGCGGTGCTAAAACTGCGACGCCTGTCTGACAAAGTTGGCGCCGGTATGGATCCGTGCGGTGCGGTGCAGTCGGCCATCAGCCTGATCGACGGCGATCAGCGCAGCTTTGTGTTCGCCCTAGGGTTAGGGCAAAACGCCGAAGAAGCCGAAGCCCTGCTGCACAAATACCTCCAAGAAGACAACCTGCAGGATGAGCTGCAACAGGTGGCTGCGCACTGGGACGCTATTCTCAACAAAGTGCAAATAGGTACGCCGCAACCGGCCGTTGATTTGCTGGCCAACGGCTGGCTGCTGTACCAGACCCTGGCCTGCCGTATTCAGGCGCGCAGCGGTTACTACCAATCCGGCGGTGCCTTTGGCTTCCGCGATCAGCTGCAGGATACCCTGGCGCTGACTCACGCCGCCCCGGAACGGCTGCGGGAACAGATCCTGCTGTGCGCTTCGCGCCAGTTTGTCGAAGGCGACGTGCAGCACTGGTGGCATCCGCCGCAGGGCAATGGCGTGCGCACCCGCTGTTCGGATGACTATTTGTGGTTGCCGCTGGCCATTTGCCACTATCTGGACGCCACCGACGATCGGAGCATCCTGGATGAACAGGTGGGCTATCTGGAGGCGCGCAAGCTGGCCCCCGGCGAGGAGTCTTCCTATGAACAACCGGCGCAAAGCGCCACGCAAGAAACCTTGTACCAGCACGGCGTCCGGGCGTTAAAACACGGATTGAACTTCGGCGAACACGGCCTGCCGCTGATGGGGGCCGGTGACTGGAACGACGGCATGAACATGGTGGGTCTGGAGGGCCGTGGCGAGAGCGTCTGGCTTGGCTTCTTCCTGTTCCATATCCTGCAGCGTTACGGCAAGCTGGCAACCGCGCGTCATGACGACGAACTGGCAACGCTGTGCCGCCAGCAGGCCGATATGCTGCGCAATAATCTGCGTGACCATGCCTGGGACGGCGAATGGTACCGCCGGGGCTATTTCGACAGCGGGGAACCGCTGGGCTCTCATCAGTCGGCGGAGTGCCGTATCGACGCCATCGCCCAAAGTTGGTCAGTGCTGTCCGGTGCCGGTGATGAGCCGCGCAGCCTGCAGGCGATGCAGTCGTTGGATAAACACCTGGTCGACACCCAGGCCGGCTTGATCAAGCTGCTGACGCCGCCTTTCGACGGCAACGGCCCCAACCCGGGCTATATCCGCGGCTACCTGCCCGGTGTGCGGGAAAATGGCGGGCAATATACCCATGGCGCGGTGTGGGCAGTGATGGCCTTCGCCGAAATGGGCAATATCGAACGCGCCTGGGAACTGATGGCGCTGATCAACCCGATCAACCACAGCCTGGACAGCACCGCCGCCGAACGCTACAAGGTCGAACCTTATGTGGTTACCGCCGATATTTACGCGGTGGCGCCGCACGTCGGTCGCGGCGGCTGGAGCTGGTATACCGGCTCTGCCGGTTGGATGTATCGGCTGATCCTCGAGTCACTGCTGGGTCTGAAACGCCATGGCGATCGGCTGAGCGTCAACACCCGCCTGCCGGCGGATTGGCCACAGGTGACGCTTAACTACCGGGAGGGTAGCAGCGAATATCGGTTGGTTGTTCGTCAGGGGCAAGGCGCGGCACAGGTTAGCGTCGACGGTGAAAAACAGTCGGAGGCCGTGATAGCGCTGATAGACGATGGCAAAATCCATCAGGTGGAAGTGACATTAGGGCAGTAAATATCGGGGCGCGGCGGATGCCGCGCCCAACGTCTACAGGCCGTTATTTACGCGCCAGCAACAAGCCCATCACCAGGCCAACCGTTGCGCCAATCCCTACGCTGCACCAGGGATTTTCACGCACGTAACCGTCGGTACGGCAAACGGCGTCCTTGGCGCGCGCATAGTAGGACTCGGTGGTGTCAGCCAACCGCGATTTGACCTCACTCAATGCCTCTTCGGCATGAGTTTTGATATCGATATAGGCCTGATCGGCGCGATCGCCGGAGTACTTCAACACTTCTTCCAGCGTGTCGCTCAGCATTCTCAAATCGTCATCGAGCGTGGTTTGATCCGCATCCGTATTTCTCGCCATGTTAAGTTCTCCGTGTTTAAAAAATGAAACGGCCCTTAACTATAGACAAGGATCGCCGATCCCCGCCATCAGACTGACGGCTAAAATCAGAATACCAACTGGACTTTGGCAGCACGGCTCTTGTCACCGGCAAACGTCAGCGCCTCAGCCAGTTGACGATTGTCAAACTCGGCGGACAGCAGCGGCAGCGGATTGACTGTTCCCTCGGCCAGCCACGCCACCGCCAGGGCAAACTCTTCAACAAATCGGAAGGATCCCAGCAGATTCAACTCTTTGGCGATCAACAACATCAGCGGGAAATCCGGGAAGCTGCTTCCCATACCGACTTGCACCACCGTCCCCTTGGCGCGGGTGATCTCCAGACAGCGCTGCAACGACAAAGGGTGCCCGGAGACTTCAAAAGCGATATCAAAATACCCTTTTTCCTGCTGATAGAAGCTGAAATCGTCATTGCCGGCGTGCAGACAGCGGGATGCCCCCATCTCTCCAGCGATATCCAGGCAACGCGGGCTGAGATCGGTGCAGACAATCTCTTCGGCACCCAACGCCTTCAGCGCCGCCACCAGCAGGCAGCCTATCGGGCCGACGCCGGACACAAACACCTTTTTCCCTTTGACTTCACCGGGCTGCCTGGCGGCATGTATCGCCACCGCCAACGGCTCGGCAAAAACCATCACCTTCTCGTCGCAATCGGCGTCGAACGCAATGCACTGCGCGCTATCAACCACCTTGTACTGGGTAAAAGCGCCGTCAACATGTGGAAAATACATCGCGCTGCCGAAAAATCGCATCTGGATACACTGGTTTTGCTGCTCTGCCAGACAATACTTGCACTGCCCACAGGGCTTGCTGGGGTTTAACGCCACTTTCTGGCCAACGGGCAGCCGAGCCGTGTCGCTGGCGACCACTTCACCGATCACCTCATGGCCCAGCACCATCGGCTGACGCACCTGAAAACTGCCGACCTTGCCTTCCTGATAATAATGCAGGTCTGAGCCGCAGATGCCGCCGCGGGTGATTTTCACCAGCGTGCCGCTGCCCTGGTAATCGACCTCCTGCTCCACTACCGCCACGTCATATTTGCCGTTGACCACGCAGGATTGGGTTTGAATTTTCATCATCATGTTCTCATCAGCAGGCGGTTATACCGCAGCGGACATCCCGCCATCGACAAACAGCAGGTGGCCATTGACAAAATCCGAGGCTTTGGACGACAGGAACACCGCCGCACCAATCAGCTCCTGTGGATCGCCCCAACGGGCAGCCGGCGTACGCTTGGTCAGCCAGGCGGTAAACTCTGGGTTGTCCGCCAGCGCCTGAGTCATTTCGGTTTTGAAGTAGCCCGGAGCAATACCATTGACCTGAATGTTGTAGCGCGCCAGCTCAACGCACATGCCGCGCGTCAGCATTTTCACCGCCCCTTTGGAGGCGGCATAGGGCGTGATGGTATCGCGGCCCAGTTCGCTCTGCATCGAGCCGATATTGATGATTTTACCGCTTTGGCGCTGCACCATATGGCGGGCTACCGCTTGCGACACCATAAATACCGCCTTCTGGTTGACGGCGATAATGTCGTCCCAGTCTTTTTCCGGAAATTCGGTAAACGGGTGGCGTCGTTGTATGCCGGCGTTGTTGATCAGCACATCGATCCCGCCGCTTTGTGCCTCAACTTTCTCAATGGCGGCATGAATGGCCTGGGAGTTAGTGACATCAAAGGCCGCAGCATCGGCACGGAAGCCCTCACGGCGCAGTGCTTCAACGGCTCGCTGGGCGTTTTCCTCGGTGGTCGCATTGACCAATATGTGAGCGCCGTACTCCGCCAGCCCGCGCGCCAGCAGAAAACCAATGCCCCGAGAAGCGCCGGTAATCAGTACTTTTTTATTATCCAGTGAAAATAAGTTGTTCATAGCATTCCCCGGCAGTGTTATTCCGATAAGACAGGCGCCTATCTCAGCGGATCGCCGCCGGCAAAAACGTGATACCGATCACTTAAAACAGTGTTACTAAAACCTGTTACCTTTAACGTGAAGCCACGCAAGCGCACAGGAAGGAAAATGCATACATTTCATTGAAAAATAAGATTTTTATACTTTATAACGTCGATTGTTATCGCCAAATCGATTTGTTAACATGGCGTTATTCGCGATTTCGCCGCCCCACCCCGTTAAGGCCTCAGAATGAAGAACCAACGCGTCACGCTGCAAGATATTGCGCTGCTCGCCGGCGTGACCAAAATGACCGTCAGCCGCTATCTGCGTACGCCGGAAAAGGTGGCGGCCGAAACCGCCGAGAAAATTGCCCAGGTGATGAAGGAAGTAAACTTTACCGACAGCGATGAGGCGCGTTCGACGCAAAAGCCGCGCATTGGCGTCTTGATCCCCTCCTTCAACAACCAAATTTTCGCCGATCTGCTGGCCGGTATCGAATCCATCACTCTGGAACAGGGCTATCAAACGCTGGTGGTGAACTATGACTACAGTCGGCAGCGCGAAGAAGAACATATCGTCCAACTGCTGGCTTACCCGATCGCCGGGCTGATCCTGACGGATTCGGAACATACTCTGCGGGCAGAAAAATACCTGACGGCGGCCAAAATCCCGGTGGCGCAGGTGATGGATCTGGAAGGCCCGGAAGGAAGGATCGCCGTGGGGTTCGATAACTTCCAGGCGGGTTACGACATGACCGAAGCGCTGCTCGCCAGCGGTAAACGTCAGGTGGTTTATTTTGGCGCCATGTCCGATGCACGCGACACCAAACGTTTCCAGGGCTATTGCCGGGCAATGGAAAAACAGGGCCTGACACCGCGCCAAATCACACCGCACCGTGTTTCGTCGGTGACGGTCGGCTCCGACATGTTGGCCATGGCACGGCAGCTCTACCCGGATTTGGACGCTATCTTATGCACCAATGACGATCTGGCGGTTGGGGTGTTACAGGAGTGTCTGCGGCTGGGGCTGCGGGTTCCGCAGGACATCGCGCTGTCGGGCTTCCACGGTCTGGATATCGGCAAAGCCACCACGCCGGGCATCGCCAGCGTGATCACACCCAGGTTTGATATCGGCAAGGTCGCCACTGAGATCTTGCTGAAACGCATTAAAGGGGTGCCGTGCATTGAGCGCGTTGATCTGCACTACCGCATCTCACTCGGCGGCACCATTTAATTCAACGGTTAACATGTTCGGTAACAGCGGCCGCCGGTTTCGGTTTTTCGCTGCGCGCCGCCAGCCACAGGCCGCTGTTTTTCATCGCGTAGCCGAACACCAGCCCCACCAACAGGGAAAGGGTCACCAGAGACCAATTGCCGCCGCCGGCAAAGGTAGCGCAAGCGCCGATAAAGGTGCCGGGCACAAAACCCAACCACTGCTGTTTTGCCTGAATGCACATCAGGAAAGCCACCGCGCCGGTCAGCAGATAACCGAGCAGGCTCCAGCCGGGTGCCAGCTCACTGCCGTGAATGATCGCCATCGCCCAAAATACCCCGCTGCAGCAGGTCAGCGTGCTGATCAACAACCCTTTCAGGCCCCCCTGCGGGCAAGCAAAATAGGCCGTACAGCCCAGAAAACCGGCCCAACTGATCAGCCCCAGGCTAACAGCTACCCATCCCCACACGCCGGAGAGGATCCCGGTAGTCACAGCAATGGCAAAAATAACGTTCATAAACTGACCCGCAGCAAAGAAAGCGCGCAGTTTACGCGAAAATCGGCAAATTCACGTGATGGAAATCACAAAAATTTTGTAATGAGAAATACTGAAATTGCAGAATTGAGGAATTTGTCACAAAAAAAACCAGCGTGGCAAGCACGCTGGAAATGACACACAACAACACCAGGGAAATCGTTCGCCACCTTGCGTGGCTAAAATCTTTGTTCACCTACCCTGCGAATTTCACCTTGCCCACGGGCAACATGAAACTCGGCGGGTATCAGCGCGGGAAGCCCGCGCGGGTCACCATGAAGCTCAAGGATAAGCACACCACGGCACTGACCAGAAATAACAGATTGACCGCCAGATGCAGGCTGGCATGGTCGATAACCGCCCCCAACAGGATCGGAACCCAGTTGGCGATATAGGCGATTACGTAAAACAGTGAAATCAGTCTCGCATGGCTGGCCTTCGGTGAAATCAGGTTCACCAACGTGGCACTGCCGACAAAAATGGCCCCGTAGGCGTAACCGGCAATCACCATACCGGCACTGGCCAAAGCCAGCGAGTGGATCTGAATCGCTTCGGCGAACACCACCACCGACAGCGCCTGCGCCAGACAGCCAAACATCAGCGAATGGCGCGCATTAACCCGACGGCTCAGGATCTGGCTAATACCGGCAATCACCAGATACACCGCAATCACGTAGCCGTAGATGCCCCGGCTGTGCATGCCCAACAGCTTTTCTGACACGCTTGGCCCAATCGCCAGAATACTGGCCGCCACCGCCCAGCAGATAAACAGCGCACCGGCACACAGGAAGAACTTGCCTCCTGTAGCGCGCAGGCCATCCGCCAACGAACTTTTTTCCGGCGCAGCCTCGGCTACGGGCGTCCCGCCTGGCGGTACCGTAACGGCTTCAACCGGCCATTTCAGCATCACGCCCAGTGCGGCAACGGCCGCCACTGCCATGATGATAATGAACGGCAGCGAGGTAGTGTGGAACCCGGTTTGCAGCGCCACGCCGCTGAAAATCGGCCCTAAAGCCAGACCGGTGGTGAATGACAGCGTGGCAATCAGCGCCGCATTTTTACCGCCGTCTTTCGGCCCAAAACGCACCAGCGCAATGTTAGCCGCGCCGGTTAAGGCACCGGTGCCGACCCCGGCCAGCAGACGCGCCATAAACATCATCAGAAACGAATCGGCCATCGAAAACAGCAAGGCCCCAGCCAACACCACCAGCAGCGCCGGTACAATCATGCTGCGCAGGTCTTTGACCTTGCCGGCCATGTTGCCCACGCCGAACAGGGAAATCAGGACGCCGGCGGCATAGGCACCATAAATGACCGTCAGGCTGACCGAGCTTAGCGCCAACTCATGTTGATAAAGCGGATAAAGCGGCGTCGGCGCACTGCTGTTCAGCAATGCGGACATTAATGCCAAAGCTAAAAACAGCAGGATGGCAAAATGCGACGCGCCCGAATTCGCTTTAGCGGCTTCATCAACAGCCACACCTTCAGACATTTTTCTCTCCCGAAACAATCTGGATAAACACCTAACCCTGAAAACCAAACTCCTCAGGAAACGCGTTTATCATACCTTTCGGGTATAACGGTCAAAATAGCCAAGAATGCATCATAGTGATTCATTAATGCATTTGCGCTGACGCCCGCCAGCGCTTAATGCCGAGCAATTTACACCGCCGCCGCCTTCGAGGCTTTTGCCGGAGCGCGTTTCACTATCGCCAATGCACCGGAGAGAATAATCAGCGCCATGCCGCCCGCGGCAATGTAGGACAGCTTCTCGCCAAACAACAGATAGCCGAGCAGCGTGGAGAAAATGATGGTGCTGTAGGAAAGAATGCTGACAATCACCGCATTGCCGCTGCCGTAGGCGCGAGTCATGGTGATTTGCCCCAGGCTGCCGAACACGCCGATGGCACAAACGCACAGCATCATGGCGCCGTCCAGTGCGGTAAACCCCACCGCCGTGGTCATCACAGCGCCCACCAGGGTGCCCACCAGCGAGAAGTAAAACACCACTCGCAGTTCCGGTTCGCCGCTGCGCACCAGCTTACCGACGTTAAAATAGGCCAGCGCGGTCAGCAGACCGGAAAGCAGGCCAATCAGGGTCGCGGCATACTCGCCGTTCGGCGTATCGGGCCGCAGCAGCACCAGAATGCCGATAAAACCGAGCAGTACCGAGAACAGCAGCTTGCCGGTCAACTGGCCTTTGGAGGTGACAAAGGCAATCGCCGACTGAAAAATAGGATTGGTGTAGCCCAACGTGGTGGCCGTGGCGATCGGCAGATGGATCAGTGAGTAGAAACCGCAATACATTGCCGCATTGCCAATGGCGGCGCGTTTCATGTGCAACCCCAGGTGTCGGGTGCGGAAACCGAGATTTTTCACATGGATCAGCGCGGCAACGATCAGGACGTTAATGACAGAGCGGTAAAAAATGATGTCGAAAAAACCGACCTTGGCCGAAGCCAGTTTGATGCTGGCCCCCATCAACGCAAAGAACCCGCTGGCGACGACCATCCACAAAGCAACCATGATTTCCTCGGTATATCACCCCAACGGGCGACAAAATAAAACGGGGCGAATGAATTCGCCCCCTCAGGTTATTGACAAAGGGGGGATAAAAGCGTGGTTTTTCCCCCTTTGTGTTATCAGGCGAAAATCAATAAATTGATTTTCCTGATTTATTTTCAAAACCTTTAGCGCCTGCCGCCAAACATTATATGTTTGTCAGCAGTCTTACGGGGCGAATGAATTCGCCCCGTACGGCCAATGCAGTCAACAACGCCGCAGCTAAAAAAACGGCGGGGATATTATTCGGCAGCTTTCACCGTCAGCGGTTTGTTATCAGCGCAGGCGAAGAATACCAGCATCTCCGCGCCTTTATCACCGGAAACCCCCTGGTGAACGATATCTACCGTGTCGGTAAAGGAATCGCCCTGCTTAAAGGTGTGTTTCACGCCGGTTTTCTTGACCGTCAGCGAAACGCTGCCCCCGGTCATATACACCGCGCTGATGCACGGATGAGTATGCCAGGCGAGCACCTTGTTCGGCTCTACGGTCACCTTCAACATGGTGATCTGCGGAGCACCGGCCGGGTAATGCTGGTACGGCGTCCCTTCCCACGAGGTCTCGGTTTTCAGCAGGGTTTCTTTGCTGATGCCTTCGCCGTGATCCTCTGCGGCCTGCGCATAGCCCTGAAATGCCATCATTAATGCCAGAAGTGTCAGTTTGTACATTGTTATCGCTCCATGACTACGGTAAACAAAATAGAATGGCGTGATACAAAGGGCAATCATGACGGCTCCCGCTGGGATTGGGCTACGCCTTACCCCCTTTGATACGCTGCTCGTATTCTACGATGCTCTCGGCATAGTATCGATTAGGTGCCACATGATTTCCTACCAACACTTCTATCAGGAAAGGCCCCTGGTGCTCAGCCGCGGCGGTCAGCGCCTCGTCCAGTTCCTCCAGCGTCGCCGCTTTGGCGGAGGCAACCCCCAGGCTGTTGGCGAAGGCCTTCCAGTCATGATTCGGCAACGCGGTGTAGTCCGCAGATACCCCACGGTTTTGCAAGGTGTCGATGTGCATCGCTCCGTGAGCGCAGTTGTTCATTACCACAAAGGTCATTTTGACCTGATAACGGGCAGCCGTCTGGATCTCGATGCCGTGCATCAGCATGCAGCCGTCGCCGGTGACCACTACGCAGTCGCGGTGCGGCGCTGCCAGTTTGATACCGATGCCGGCGCAAATCGCCCAGCCCATCGGCGCCAGGGAGCTTGAGGTATGGTAATCGCCGCGCCCGCTGGCCTGCCAGTGATGCGCCATAAAGATACGGTGTGCGCCGGAATCGACCACCACGTTGGTGTCGTGATTCATGCGGCTGCGGATGCGCTTGATGGCATCGCCGGGGTACATGTTGGCCTCGCCCTCGGCAAGACGCACCTGCAAATCGGGCCGCTGCTGCTCCAGCGGCAGTTGACTCACCTGCTCCAGCCAGCCGTTACGCAAGCGTTTAATGCTGTCCAGGTGCGCGTCATCGTCGCCGATCGCATCCAGCAGGTGCTGCAACGAGCCGGTCAGGCTGGAGAAAATCTGCATATCCGGTTGATAATGCGAGCTGACCTTATCGAAATCCTCATCAATCACCACCAGCGTTTTGGTGCCGTGCAGCCGCGGATTCCAGTTCAGGCTATCGCGCTGGCTCAGGTCACAACCCAGCACCAGCAACACATCCACTTCATCGCCATTGATGGTTTCCACCGCCCGGGTATGGCCGGCAAAACCGTACAGCCCCAGCGCCAGCTCGTGCCCCTCGGGAAACGCGCCCTTGCCGGACAGCGTAGTGGCAACCGGCAAACGGTATTTCTCCGCCAGGCGCAACAGCAGGGCCGCATCCAACGGATTATTCATGCGGTTACCCACCAGGCAGGCAACGTTCAGCCCACGCAGCAGATAGTCATCCAGCAACTGATCCAATGCCTGTGGGTCGATTGCGGCCTCTCGGCATTGAGGCGTGCGAGGCGGGCTGACTTCATGATGACCGGCCACCTCTTTCTTTTGCATATCGACCGGCACGCTGAGATAGGTGCGACCTTTTCGCTGGGTGTTAAGGCAGGACAAACTGCGCCGCAGCTCGTGCTGCAACGTGAGATTATTTTTCACTTCTATCGCGGCGGAAAGCAGCGGTTTGACGATAGTCAGCTCATCGATGCCACTATTGCTGCCGTCCTGGAAGGCACCCTGCGCCTCATGATAAGTGGCAATGCCGCCGGCCAGATACAACACCGGGATTTTGTCGGCCTGTGCCGCCGCCATCGCTGGCA contains:
- the idnD gene encoding L-idonate 5-dehydrogenase is translated as MKIQTQSCVVNGKYDVAVVEQEVDYQGSGTLVKITRGGICGSDLHYYQEGKVGSFQVRQPMVLGHEVIGEVVASDTARLPVGQKVALNPSKPCGQCKYCLAEQQNQCIQMRFFGSAMYFPHVDGAFTQYKVVDSAQCIAFDADCDEKVMVFAEPLAVAIHAARQPGEVKGKKVFVSGVGPIGCLLVAALKALGAEEIVCTDLSPRCLDIAGEMGASRCLHAGNDDFSFYQQEKGYFDIAFEVSGHPLSLQRCLEITRAKGTVVQVGMGSSFPDFPLMLLIAKELNLLGSFRFVEEFALAVAWLAEGTVNPLPLLSAEFDNRQLAEALTFAGDKSRAAKVQLVF
- a CDS encoding LacI family DNA-binding transcriptional regulator; translated protein: MKNQRVTLQDIALLAGVTKMTVSRYLRTPEKVAAETAEKIAQVMKEVNFTDSDEARSTQKPRIGVLIPSFNNQIFADLLAGIESITLEQGYQTLVVNYDYSRQREEEHIVQLLAYPIAGLILTDSEHTLRAEKYLTAAKIPVAQVMDLEGPEGRIAVGFDNFQAGYDMTEALLASGKRQVVYFGAMSDARDTKRFQGYCRAMEKQGLTPRQITPHRVSSVTVGSDMLAMARQLYPDLDAILCTNDDLAVGVLQECLRLGLRVPQDIALSGFHGLDIGKATTPGIASVITPRFDIGKVATEILLKRIKGVPCIERVDLHYRISLGGTI
- a CDS encoding MFS transporter; this translates as MSEGVAVDEAAKANSGASHFAILLFLALALMSALLNSSAPTPLYPLYQHELALSSVSLTVIYGAYAAGVLISLFGVGNMAGKVKDLRSMIVPALLVVLAGALLFSMADSFLMMFMARLLAGVGTGALTGAANIALVRFGPKDGGKNAALIATLSFTTGLALGPIFSGVALQTGFHTTSLPFIIIMAVAAVAALGVMLKWPVEAVTVPPGGTPVAEAAPEKSSLADGLRATGGKFFLCAGALFICWAVAASILAIGPSVSEKLLGMHSRGIYGYVIAVYLVIAGISQILSRRVNARHSLMFGCLAQALSVVVFAEAIQIHSLALASAGMVIAGYAYGAIFVGSATLVNLISPKASHARLISLFYVIAYIANWVPILLGAVIDHASLHLAVNLLFLVSAVVCLSLSFMVTRAGFPR
- the elaB gene encoding stress response protein ElaB yields the protein MARNTDADQTTLDDDLRMLSDTLEEVLKYSGDRADQAYIDIKTHAEEALSEVKSRLADTTESYYARAKDAVCRTDGYVRENPWCSVGIGATVGLVMGLLLARK
- a CDS encoding DUF1097 domain-containing protein, which encodes MNVIFAIAVTTGILSGVWGWVAVSLGLISWAGFLGCTAYFACPQGGLKGLLISTLTCCSGVFWAMAIIHGSELAPGWSLLGYLLTGAVAFLMCIQAKQQWLGFVPGTFIGACATFAGGGNWSLVTLSLLVGLVFGYAMKNSGLWLAARSEKPKPAAAVTEHVNR
- a CDS encoding cupin domain-containing protein, whose product is MYKLTLLALMMAFQGYAQAAEDHGEGISKETLLKTETSWEGTPYQHYPAGAPQITMLKVTVEPNKVLAWHTHPCISAVYMTGGSVSLTVKKTGVKHTFKQGDSFTDTVDIVHQGVSGDKGAEMLVFFACADNKPLTVKAAE
- a CDS encoding DMT family transporter codes for the protein MVALWMVVASGFFALMGASIKLASAKVGFFDIIFYRSVINVLIVAALIHVKNLGFRTRHLGLHMKRAAIGNAAMYCGFYSLIHLPIATATTLGYTNPIFQSAIAFVTSKGQLTGKLLFSVLLGFIGILVLLRPDTPNGEYAATLIGLLSGLLTALAYFNVGKLVRSGEPELRVVFYFSLVGTLVGAVMTTAVGFTALDGAMMLCVCAIGVFGSLGQITMTRAYGSGNAVIVSILSYSTIIFSTLLGYLLFGEKLSYIAAGGMALIILSGALAIVKRAPAKASKAAAV
- the idnO gene encoding gluconate 5-dehydrogenase is translated as MNNLFSLDNKKVLITGASRGIGFLLARGLAEYGAHILVNATTEENAQRAVEALRREGFRADAAAFDVTNSQAIHAAIEKVEAQSGGIDVLINNAGIQRRHPFTEFPEKDWDDIIAVNQKAVFMVSQAVARHMVQRQSGKIINIGSMQSELGRDTITPYAASKGAVKMLTRGMCVELARYNIQVNGIAPGYFKTEMTQALADNPEFTAWLTKRTPAARWGDPQELIGAAVFLSSKASDFVNGHLLFVDGGMSAAV